One window of the Diospyros lotus cultivar Yz01 chromosome 12, ASM1463336v1, whole genome shotgun sequence genome contains the following:
- the LOC127786619 gene encoding uncharacterized protein LOC127786619: MDSPFYVCIKCHLILHPLCYDIPREIRHPVHQIDHCLPLLPVVEGISNNCCCICRSFFCDVFPGNSWSTEMKNSAFQCRKCRVYVCVPCALSVPTKRIQLFGHPHPLFIMENRRNHMLRCRLCRVKSKDDILISCFECKHIFHLSCGQDLATEIPLHPYHPLPKHPLQLLHESTKSSSSRYEICPGCDEPIDAFHYRCRECGFAIDAYCAKQVPRSIKSETHEHPLSCFNENINANKCSDCGQVCSPPYFRCVTCGHNLHVRCFPNLPLKVKNEHHGHFLTLTKHQVKDHPEDVDETEFYCTSCERPRYLHDPTYSCDECHNFVSHFQCVNLEIFRVWEEDGTLASIIDQKTDTSSNVLEEVENEVNITFEIGEVSSSNTSFVGQDQYINAPHKELEELETNIADLQREEMALKTEFEILCKKRETLAAQLEEARAKSTHLGRH; this comes from the exons ATGGACTCTCCCTTTTATGTTTGCATCAAATGCCATCTCATTCTACACCCCTTATGCTATGATATTCCAAGAGAAATTAGACACCCCGTTCACCAAATAGATCATTGTCTGCCCCTCCTGCCTGTTGTCGAGGGTATAAGCAATAATTGCTGTTGCATCTGCCGTTCATTTTTCTGCGACGTTTTCCCCGGCAATTCTTGGAGCACAGAAATGAAGAACTCCGCCTTCCAGTGTCGCAAATGTAGAGTTTATGTGTGTGTTCCTTGTGCTCTATCGGTGCCCACTAAACGGATTCAGCTATTCGGCCACCCCCATCCTTTGTTCATAATGGAGAATAGAAGAAACCACATGCTTCGCTGTCGTTTATGCCGAGTAAAGTCTAAAGACGACATCTTAATTTCTTGCTTCGAGTGCAAGCACATTTTTCACCTATCGTGTGGTCAGGACTTGGCTACAGAAATACCACTCCACCCTTATCATCCCCTCCCTAAACATCCACTCCAACTCCTCCACGAGTCAACTAAATCTAGTTCATCCAGGTATGAGATTTGCCCAGGATGTGACGAGCCCATCGACGCCTTTCATTATAGATGTCGCGAGTGTGGGTTCGCAATTGACGCTTACTGCGCCAAGCAAGTTCCTCGAAGCATCAAGTCGGAGACTCATGAGCACCCTTTATCTTGCTTCAATGAGAACATAAACGCAAACAAATGTAGCGATTGTGGTCAAGTCTGCTCTCCGCCTTACTTCAGATGTGTGACTTGTGGACATAACCTTCATGTTCGTTGTTTTCCAAACTTACCCCTAAAGGTCAAGAACGAACATCACGGGCATTTCCTTACGCTCACCAAGCACCAAGTCAAAGATCATCCCGAGGACGTTGATGAGACAGAGTTCTACTGTACAAGCTGTGAGAGACCTAGATATCTGCACGATCCCACTTACAGTTGTGACGAATGTCATAATTTTGTTTCCCATTTCCAATGCGTCAATCTCGAG ATTTTTCGTGTATGGGAGGAAGATGGGACTTTGGCTTCCATAATTGATCAAAAGACAGACACATCAAGCAATGTGCTGGAGGAAGTGGAGAATGAAGTTAATATAACATTTGAGATAGGAGAAGTGTCAAGCTCAAACACTTCATTTGTGGGACAAGATCAATATATAAATGCACCACACAAGGAGTTAGAGGAACTGGAAACAAATATTGCAGATCTCCAGAGAGAGGAAATGGCGTTGAAAACAGAATTTGAGATCCTTTGCAAAAAGAGAGAAACATTAGCAGCACAACTCGAAGAAGCAAGAGCAAAGTCAACACACCTGGGAAGACATTGA